Below is a genomic region from Zerene cesonia ecotype Mississippi chromosome 6, Zerene_cesonia_1.1, whole genome shotgun sequence.
GTGTGTCATcaacaaattattgttatattttatggctatattaaaaagatagggtttaagaaaaaaacaatattaagcGTCATCATGaaagtattataatcattatcatttatacTAGGAATCTTTAACATGATAACATGATTaagaattgataaatataattgtttcaattaaataactagTCCGCAGTGTGGCACCGAAGTGGTCACCATGGGTAAGTtgcattatattacaaattgctTATATTGATAAGAGAATTTAAATACAGTTGTAATAATGATGAATTGTGGACCtgatcttaaatatattttacaatacaaggtaattaaaattattaaatactcaaATGagccttttttttaaattaatctttaaGTAATTCCGATAGTATTAAAAGGACTAGAATTACAAATGAGATAGATCCTTAGAAGTCGTAGGCGAAAAGAAACTATTTTCCGAAGTACATTATATAGTAAagggaacaaataaaaataaattttgtaaatgtttcaGATAGGAAAGTTCTGGTGGCCTTTATCGTCCTGGTAGCAGGACTTGTGTCTGCGGAACCTGAACCAGAATTTCAATGGGTCGGTCACAATACCAACTTGGATGATCCTAAGTACCGACTCTTGGACAATGTCCAGCCCTTATATTTCTACGTAGACCTTAACGTCTTCTTAAGCGAATCCAGATTCGATGGACTGGTTCAAATTGAAGTCGAGGTAGGTGATAAGATTTACTGAAATGTATGCTTCTTATCTTTCCGTAATACTCGGGTAGCTCCAGAAGGAAAGtacccggtcttttggaaaGCTTACTTGGGGACACAGGTTCAACATGCAGAGACCCTCTGGAGAATTTAATGGGTTTTGGGACACCAGCCTCAGCTTGCCCATGACTgcgctatataaaatattctcgATTAGGCACtcattatgaatataataataatagcaaataGGATTTAAAAAGTGTGACAAATTTGgtcatatttcaaaattttacaacCATCGATATTAATGATAAGATGTCTGTTAGCTTTATcaatgattaatattaatttttatcattcctTTTAAACCGGTTCTAAgattattaaagaaatctaATCATTGAAACTATCAAGATAAACTTGCTGCACTATAGTtacctaattatttatttgttaatacacCTAATATAGGCAcagctaataattattattgcttaaaATACCCGAAAAGTATTGAGACtttggtaaaatatttatttatacttacctttttaacacgcttttattaacttcacctgtatgtttgtttgtttgtttgtatgtttgtttgtttgtttgtttgtaactgacttctttgggctcgattttgacccactttaaacggccagatttcgttcaaactttgtagatttattgaggaccgatgacaatacactaatttgataaaattattccagttttcaatttgcaaaatatgatttttgttaaagcgtgttttatagtttttttaaactattatattttatttcaagtaaCGTTGTATgattttacaaacattatttacaaattcaaaatcGTATTTAAGGTAATTAGATTTATAGAGGCTATTTAGAACAACAAAATAGTAAACGATGTTGTACTACGATTGAACTGCCCAGTGATTTTTCTTCTTTCCTTTTACATAGTCTGGTAGCAACACCTATAAAGCATAGCATATTATAGTACTTATTctaatctattataataaagaaaatggaCTTGACTATCAATAATTAGAGGCATGTTCGCCTAAATTGttgttgttgaaaataaacaataatggaAGTATCTGTAATATCTATCCCCTACTAGTGTTATAAGCGCAAATGTTTGTAAGATAAATGAAGATATATTTGATACTCTTTCATGCAGATTCCGATGTATGGGGATCTTTTACGTCGGTACCTTGCGGGTTCCagcctttatttttatataaatatggcgtttaacacaaaaaaatcttaaaccCTTCGCCAATCTCGTTGTTTTACatcaaaaaatgtttcagGTCCGCCAAAACGTATCCCAAATTGTGCTTCACCAAAACGTAGTGTCAATCAATGCGGTGAGTGTGGTAGATAGCACGAACGCTGCAGTCCCATTGCAGGTGCCGAATCCTTTTACAGTTGATAGTTATTATGAAATCTTGAAAATTAACTTTGCATCGATCATTAGTCCtggtaaatatttcattactgTGAGCTATAACGGACGTATCAATGAAAATCCACATGATAGAGGATTCTACAAAGGATATTACTATTATGGCCGTGAGAAGCGGTGAGTTGAGATTTTTGTTTAagcgataaaaaatattcacaatattTAGTAAGATAATATCctaatgaatgaattatgGTTTTCGTTCAAGATTCGTGTTTTAAAGTAAGTTCAGAGGAGcaaaatatgtttgaaaaaattttatcaatttacagacattttataatacagaaagtaaaatacaaatattacatgttcaaataataacttttttagcTACTACGCTACAACTCAATTCCAACCCTACCACGCCAGAAAAGCTTTCCCCTGTTTTGATGAGCCGCAATTTAAAAGTCAATAtgtaatttcaattacaaGGGATGCATACCTTAGAGAATCTTACTCGAATATGGCCATTGGTCGTACCGAATAGTAAGTATAtcagaatatattaattattcgaaatggtttttttaatgaacgtaaatattatttgaaggtGAAAATGAACCTGAACCACATCctaaaatgttatttcctTTCAGTCTAAGTAATGGTCGCATACGTGAGACTTTCCTGCCTACGCCTGTCATCTCTGCTTACCTAATCGCTTTCCACGTCAGTGATTTTGTGCCCACTAGAACCACTGGAACAGCCGCCAAACCGTTCCAAATTATATCCCGTGAAGGAGTTACAGATCAGCATGGCTATGCCGCTGACGTTGGTTTCAAGATCACTGAGGTTATGGaagattatttcaatatcagCTACTACGGTATGGGACAAGGACAACCTATGAAGAACGACCATATTGCGCTTCCTGATTTCCCATCTGGCGCAATGGAAAACTGGGGAATGGTCAACTACAGGTGGGTAACGGTCACAGTACACAATACACAATACCACGTCGGTAGTTGTACATATGTACAATGACCGCGATCatagttgtaaaaaataactttagataagaatatgatatttatattagaaatacaTGTTTGGTTTGTTATTGTTTCACCAAACATTAGAATTTTAGGTATTGAAACTTGATAGTTGTATTGTATTCAAGTACAAATTTTACCGAACACTAACAACTTTCCTTTTTGTTTACAGGGAGGCGTATCTGCTTTATGACccacaaaatacaaatgtaattgACAAACTCTTTATTGCCTCCATTATTGCTCACGAGATGGCGCACAAATGGTTCGGTAATCTTGTCACCTGCTTCTGGTGGAGCAATTTGTGGCTAAACGAATCTTTTGCCAGCTTCTTTGAGTACTTCAGCGCACATGAGGTATTTTTTAGCCTATCGATAtagatatcaaaatataaataaataaaataaaatgtgtttcgttttcataataataattcttgcTTTACAGGCGGATAAATGGCTGGAGTTGGATGATCGCTTTATTCTTGCAAGAGTGCAGAGTGCTCTGAATGGAGACGCAAGCGCATCTATAATGCCTATGAATTGGTCAGTTGTTGCTGACAACCCTTCAATCACTGCTCATTTCGGAACCAGTAGCTACGCCAAAGGTGCTTCTGTGTTGAGAATGTTGGAACATTTCGTGACACCAACGGTATTCAGAAATGCATTGAGATACTACTTGAGAGATAAGTAAGTAAACGTATAGTTACTGATACTATTACGTATAGTAAGTGTATGAAATGACTCATGAAACGAGTAAAAAGTACTCGTACGTACAGTACATACGTTATTAGTCGAATCATACGTTATTAGTCGAATTTTCCATCGTAATTAATTGTGAATAATTAACCGTGGCATCAATTGAAATTgacatgttatttttgtttatttaaagcgCCTATGGAATCGGTTATCCTGCGGATATGTACAGGGCTTTCAGACAAGCCGTTTCCGAAGATCCTACATTTGCAGTAGCCTATCCAAATATAGACATTGGAAACTTGTTTGACAACTGGGTGCAAAATCCGGGCTCTCCAGTAGTTACTGCTGATGTCGATATGACGACTGGTCTTATTACTCTGACCCAGGTTAGTTTTGATGCTATAACAAATTGTAGGTCGGATACTAATGGGTTCCTATTTTGATTTTAGGTTAAATTAACAAAGACAAAcaattatctatttaacatttttacgttataacattttgttttactatCTAATTAAATTGTCTTTGGCCATGGTCATGTTCTATATTAATTGTGtctgtatattaatttcatataaaattgtgaaatatttttcagcaAAGATTCCAATTGAGCGGGTCACCACCCAACCATATTTGGCAAATCCCCATTTCATGGACACATGGAGGAAGTCCTAACTTCAACAATACAAGACCCACTTATGTTCTAACAGGAAGAACTGGAACTCTCCAGAAACCAGCTGGCCATGGATGGGTCGTCCTTAACATTGCTCAGTCAGGTAGATTTGCCAATATAGTACCTATCAGTATACCCTTATACTGCGAAGTAATCAGATCTAAGTATCAAAATGGCTACATTGgatgcattaaataaataaaactgtcaTTCAAGTTATGCTTTATTATTGATTagactaaattaattttattttgagaatataaaaatctaattgtATCATTCAGGTCTTTATCGAGTCAACTATGATGATCATAATTGGGAGATGATTGCAGCTCAATTGCGTAATAATAAAGATGTAATTCATAAGCTCAGTCGATCTCaggtaagtttttatttagatagtatgaggaatatttttttcaataacaatGTAGCTGTCGGATatcagttattttaatattcttcttCTTCTCTGTTTTAATGCCTTCACCCAACAGAGGTACTGCGCCAATCTCCAGTGTAAGTGGAAGTCAGGTCAAGTCAAGTCAGTCAGTCAGAAGAGTcaggaattttaatattctgttggATGGATAATTGTCATTAAAGATACAGATGTCGCTTTTCATTACTTGTTTAAACTTGTTTAGGTATCGAATCCTATAATGAGTCGAATCACTTTGAACGCACGGCGCGCATTCGTACGGATTGTGCTTTGGTCCGTACATTGTTAATTCAATGTTCggcccaactaccctcacttttttaataatctttgtGACTGGCTGCGATTTGTTACCAACTGACTACATCAATTAGGCAGTTGTATAGAATtgcagtatatttttattacgataaaactatactatactattcAACTCACCCCaccctttttatttcttacataccttgtaatttaaaataattatattttttcatacgcTGTAAAACTGCGTTGagtaaaaattttcaattaacttCGATTTGGCctgataaaacttaaaaattattttttttttgcgaacggataaataaataaattatattttttaagattgtCAACGACGTCTTGTATTTCGTTCGAGCTGGGCAGATTAGAATCTCTCGTGCCTTTGATGTTCTTTCATTCTTGAAAACGGAGACAGATTATTACGTATGGAACGGAGCACTGAGTCAACTGGAATGGGTTCATAGAAGATTAAAACATTTGCCTACTGTTTATGAAGAATTTACTGTGAGTTACATATACGTTTATAAAACACACTACCATCCACCATCTAGTTCTAAGCTCTATAGGAGtcataataaagatttttaggcaggaaaacataattcatacgttatcttctatattttaaaatcttgtattatttaaattcatagaatataatgttttagttAATGACAtgcaaaatttaatgattgcAGGAATATTTACTAGATCTTATTGATACTGCTGTCAAACATTCCGGTTACGAAGAAGGCGCCAACGATTCCGCATCTGCGATCCAACAAAGAATGCAAATAATGAACTTCGCTTGTAATCTCGGACATCGCGGTTGTATTGAGGACAGTTTAGCTAAATGGAGGCGATTccgaaataataatactccgtgagatttattttattaacttacgACAATTATATAGCAGTTATCCTTTCTATGAAGTCAAATTTGTTATCCtcgttttgtatgtatatgtcaCCGAAAGATTGTCGAAAATTTGTGATCCGTAACACACTCCTTATGAATGCATTATATTtcagtttattataatctatagatGCGAACCGTTAAGTGGGTATTCAATATGGGTAGCTTGCATGTATTTGAATACTACACAGACATAGGAGCCCCGGGGAAGGGGGCTCTGTTAGCACTTAATCTGCTCCCTGACTGACGCTTGGAATAAGTAAATTCTTGGAATAGTACATGACTGCGATGTATTCGCATTATAGTCCAATGAAAACAATGCgttaaattgcaattaaatgaGAGGGATCACACTTTTTCCAAAGATTACAATCTATTTGGTTTTTTAAATCTTActgtgatatattatatagattgcCATCATCTGAAGCACGAATATAGCATTCAATTgagttcatatttattaaaaccaaatTCAAATAAGTGTATTGTAAGACACACACTAATGACATTAATTTGGCTACGAATTTGAAGTTTTGTCTTGCACAGTAACcgtgaattaatattacatatgaattaatattaaatttaaatgtattgaaatttcaGGATTCCAGTGAACGCGCGCCGCTACGTATATTGTGTCGGTGTCCGCGAGGGAGACATTTCTGATTTCAACTTCTTATTCAACAAGTACAATACTTCCGAAAACGCAGCTGATATGTTCGTGATGTTGCGCGGTTTACCATGCACTAAAAATCAAGCAGCAGTGCGAGAGTAAgtgtttaaacattttgttataactttagtaattttaaatctacatCTAGAGGTAAAGGAATACGGGAGTGAGGTCTGAGGAGTAGTCTGTGACATTTTATCCCCCAATGTCAGAGACTGACCGGATCTAGGACAATAACACCaccataaatatacaaaaaatataaaaaaacatgctttGCTTTGCCCCAAATGCTAAGGAACATTGATTATTGGTCGACTTTGGATAACATAACTCTTCTTCATTCATAAGTCTTGCAATCTGTAGAAAGTCTTTAATATCATGCAATATCTGATACATATTATCTCGCTTATTCTCTTGTTCATTTCTTAACACCAACTAATTGCGTATATTTTGCAGGTTCTTGTACCAGTCAATGTACAGTGATAAGATCAGAATACACGACAGAAACAACGCTTTCTCGGTAGCTCTGCAAGGGAATGATGAGAACTTACATACTGTTATGGACTTCCTTTTCCAGAACTATGCTAATATAAGAACACAGTGAGTTGCaaggaataattaaaataaataacgaccATTGTTGGattctttgttttttgatagtcgtaaaacaattttcttttttccccttatatctttataatgtatacaatcaaaattttattatcatttttttatttttttcagctACGGCGGCGATGTGAGATTGACGAATGCTATTACTGCTTTGACTACATACTTAACCGACTTCGAAGACATAGTCAAGGTAATTAACCtattactaattattacaaatttagttGGTCTTCCCGGAGTCGCTTGAAAGCTACTTTAAAagattttcacatttttaatagttgATGTGGATAAGTAAAGGatgaaatctaaaataaactaaagatagtttaatttttagttttatagcattgaaatccatcgattaagaaccatcacaaccaatacgaaacattatttcaatgattacaatattgtatcgatgaaacgcggcctttgttaaatttaatttttagttttatagcattgaaatgcttttataaatgagaaattttctgaaagaatagaaaaaattcaattcaatcacgaggcgggattcgaacccgcgtttcttacCTAACCGTaacaacgcctagcctctcgccacccgtgatcccgccacttAAAGATAGTTATTAAAACCCGTACGGGTAACCAGTATAAAATCGATATAACtagtatactttttaaatatagagttaaatacattaaacattttgcaGTTCCAAACGTGGGTATATGATAATCAAATCGGTCTTGGAACATCATTCTCTTCTGCGGTCGGCGTGGTCACCTCCAGTATATCAAACTTACAATGGGGAAATAACGTAGCAGTGGAAATCGTGACAGCGGTTCGTAGCCAAAGTTCCGCTTCTTCTTTGACTACCTCGTTGTGTGTAGTCGTGTTGGCTTTAGCTgctagatttatttattaataagaacatttttacctgacaaatatgtatataaattgttatttcgaTTCCCTAACCACTTTTGGAATCGTCcgatagaaataattaatgtaattaaattttgaaataaacttttataatatttgcggGTTTTATTCAGTATCCTTTAAATGATTATGGTTAGTGTtatcacacacacattcttacgaAGAATCCAGAACAAATATAGCTTGTTGttatacatacacattattgttttacttgAACTCCTAAGCATGGAATATTTCGGTAAACATAGTACGCTGTGATGTGGTCTAAGGTGGAGCGCACTTCCCAAGGTACCTTACCTTTTACTCTTTTCCAAAAGACCTCCATATTGTACTCAGTGGGaaacacagactcaggaagcgTGTTCCAGTCCCTGGTGGTTCGAATAAAGAATTACCTTTCAGTTACATCATTTGAGTGTCCACATAATTTATGGtggatgtattattattattgttgctAGATTGTTGagctttaaaaatgttcagCTGAATTGGATAGGTCGATGGGAAATTCAGATAAGTGGTACTTCCTGTATCTATGCAATAttggaattaataatttatcatttgcaacgaaacaaaacaaataaaattttattatcaccTTCCTTTGGCACATGCACACACGCTtatgtttaaaactacgtTGTCTATATAGATAGACACAAGtcaatttatgtatgaaaatgtatgaattCCCCAGAAATGGAATTTATATGCACTCTCtaaactttcattttattttatatagcgcCACCACAGACTTGCTATCTTAACGTTGATACTGTATTAGTACATCttcagtattattataaataatgggaAAATTAACCATTCTGTTACGCTGTCAAGGGTACCGGCatcgatttagatgaaatttggaatgaaATTAGACAAAGACTCAGAATCAAACATAcaggttatattatttatatatttgttttactctagttaaatataatattataattaaagaggTTTTTTATTGCCTCCCTAGAACAGAAGAATGTTCGAGTGGGTAAACTCGTAGGATACAgctgtatttagaaattaaagacttttctCGTctctttaaaaaagtattttatttcttaaatttataataagctagctgcgccccgcggtttcacccgcgtaaaagttgcctatatgttattccagttgtccagct
It encodes:
- the LOC119840591 gene encoding membrane alanyl aminopeptidase-like: MDRKVLVAFIVLVAGLVSAEPEPEFQWVGHNTNLDDPKYRLLDNVQPLYFYVDLNVFLSESRFDGLVQIEVEVRQNVSQIVLHQNVVSINAVSVVDSTNAAVPLQVPNPFTVDSYYEILKINFASIISPGKYFITVSYNGRINENPHDRGFYKGYYYYGREKRYYATTQFQPYHARKAFPCFDEPQFKSQYVISITRDAYLRESYSNMAIGRTEYLSNGRIRETFLPTPVISAYLIAFHVSDFVPTRTTGTAAKPFQIISREGVTDQHGYAADVGFKITEVMEDYFNISYYGMGQGQPMKNDHIALPDFPSGAMENWGMVNYREAYLLYDPQNTNVIDKLFIASIIAHEMAHKWFGNLVTCFWWSNLWLNESFASFFEYFSAHEADKWLELDDRFILARVQSALNGDASASIMPMNWSVVADNPSITAHFGTSSYAKGASVLRMLEHFVTPTVFRNALRYYLRDNAYGIGYPADMYRAFRQAVSEDPTFAVAYPNIDIGNLFDNWVQNPGSPVVTADVDMTTGLITLTQQRFQLSGSPPNHIWQIPISWTHGGSPNFNNTRPTYVLTGRTGTLQKPAGHGWVVLNIAQSGLYRVNYDDHNWEMIAAQLRNNKDVIHKLSRSQIVNDVLYFVRAGQIRISRAFDVLSFLKTETDYYVWNGALSQLEWVHRRLKHLPTVYEEFTEYLLDLIDTAVKHSGYEEGANDSASAIQQRMQIMNFACNLGHRGCIEDSLAKWRRFRNNNTPIPVNARRYVYCVGVREGDISDFNFLFNKYNTSENAADMFVMLRGLPCTKNQAAVREFLYQSMYSDKIRIHDRNNAFSVALQGNDENLHTVMDFLFQNYANIRTHYGGDVRLTNAITALTTYLTDFEDIVKFQTWVYDNQIGLGTSFSSAVGVVTSSISNLQWGNNVAVEIVTAVRSQSSASSLTTSLCVVVLALAARFIY